One Sphaeramia orbicularis chromosome 21, fSphaOr1.1, whole genome shotgun sequence DNA window includes the following coding sequences:
- the LOC115412647 gene encoding uncharacterized protein LOC115412647 isoform X1, whose translation MNEFGKIIGVSLFHLSFTSCKISITTLRSVLQSCTALLFRMTYTHVSHSPHSRLPLQASYASSDLYSLNGLSSRNQGSAFNGYQSSLYEDSLCSGSRRVTGSSSHPLEYTSYLSSGSRASSRAGSARASPVDNCSSVASFLRSAASSSGLPRDLDDVTIPDFSDVSWTEAAAGDAGPARWCLFNNSSSCLYPQRRTECTVLEVTLCVD comes from the exons atgaatgagttTGGCAAGATTATTGGTGTCAGTTTGTTCCACCTTTCTTTTACCAGTTGTAAGATTTCTATCACTACTTTACGTTCAGTGCTGCAGAGCTGCACAGCATTACTTTTTAGAATGACTTATACCCATGTCTCTCATTCTCCTCATTCCCGCCTTCCCCTTCAGGCCTCTTATGCTTCATCTGACTTATACAGCCTCAACGGTCTGTCCTCTAGAAACCAAGGTTCAGCTTTTAATGGTTATCAG AGCTCCTTATATGAAGATAGCCTGTGCAGCGGGTCACGACGAGTCACAGGATCCAGTTCCCAT CCTTTAGAGTACACTAGTTATCTCAGCTCAGGCTCCAGAGCGTCCTCCAGAGCAGGTTCAGCCCGAGCCAGCCCAGTG GATAACTGCAGCTCTGTTGCTAGTTTTCTGAGGAGTGCAGCCAGTAGCAGTGGTCTGCCCAGAGACCTGGACGATGTTACTATCCCTGACTTTTCAGATGTGAGTTGGACTGAAGCAGCAGCAGGTGATGCTGGTCCTGCTCGGTGGTGTTTATTTAACAACAGCTCTTCCTGTTTGTACCCTCAGAGGAGGACTGAATGTACTGTGTTAGAGGTTACTTTGTGTGTGGACTGA
- the LOC115412647 gene encoding uncharacterized protein LOC115412647 isoform X2 — MSSRSSRLSDESRASRPSRLDLTASYASSDLYSLNGLSSRNQGSAFNGYQSSLYEDSLCSGSRRVTGSSSHPLEYTSYLSSGSRASSRAGSARASPVDNCSSVASFLRSAASSSGLPRDLDDVTIPDFSDVSWTEAAAGDAGPARWCLFNNSSSCLYPQRRTECTVLEVTLCVD; from the exons ATGTCCAGCAGG AGCTCGAGGCTCAGTGATGAAAGTAGAGCGTCTCGTCCATCCAGACTAGACCTGACG GCCTCTTATGCTTCATCTGACTTATACAGCCTCAACGGTCTGTCCTCTAGAAACCAAGGTTCAGCTTTTAATGGTTATCAG AGCTCCTTATATGAAGATAGCCTGTGCAGCGGGTCACGACGAGTCACAGGATCCAGTTCCCAT CCTTTAGAGTACACTAGTTATCTCAGCTCAGGCTCCAGAGCGTCCTCCAGAGCAGGTTCAGCCCGAGCCAGCCCAGTG GATAACTGCAGCTCTGTTGCTAGTTTTCTGAGGAGTGCAGCCAGTAGCAGTGGTCTGCCCAGAGACCTGGACGATGTTACTATCCCTGACTTTTCAGATGTGAGTTGGACTGAAGCAGCAGCAGGTGATGCTGGTCCTGCTCGGTGGTGTTTATTTAACAACAGCTCTTCCTGTTTGTACCCTCAGAGGAGGACTGAATGTACTGTGTTAGAGGTTACTTTGTGTGTGGACTGA